A window of Chitinophaga sp. MM2321 contains these coding sequences:
- a CDS encoding SDR family oxidoreductase, translated as MRLKDKVIIITGSCTGIGKAIATRCVAEGARVVIHGRDVARGEAIVKELGEDKSALHIEDITIEGAPQRLVDIAIKKFGRLDAVVNNAAMIVSSDVHTTTLPFFRNVLEVNLLAAFALIQAALPHLSSTHGNVLNIGSVNAWSGEPNLLAYSVSKGALMTLSRNLGDTLHREMGVRVNQINVGWVLTEKEVDIKRGQGLADDWYKQIPAVYAPAGRILRPEEVAAAAIYWLADESGPISGQVVELEQHPLIGRNPPKDGTTLPASAQKKS; from the coding sequence ATGCGGCTAAAAGATAAAGTCATTATAATAACAGGAAGCTGTACCGGTATTGGTAAAGCCATTGCAACACGTTGCGTCGCAGAAGGCGCACGTGTTGTTATTCACGGCCGGGATGTTGCCCGGGGCGAAGCAATCGTAAAGGAATTGGGTGAGGACAAATCTGCATTGCATATTGAAGACATTACAATTGAAGGTGCGCCACAACGACTGGTGGACATAGCCATAAAAAAGTTTGGCCGCCTGGATGCTGTGGTGAATAATGCAGCGATGATCGTATCGTCTGATGTGCATACAACGACGCTTCCGTTTTTCCGGAATGTCCTGGAAGTTAATCTGCTGGCGGCTTTCGCCCTTATCCAGGCGGCACTGCCTCATTTGAGCAGTACGCACGGAAATGTGTTGAATATCGGATCCGTAAATGCCTGGAGCGGAGAACCTAATCTGCTTGCCTATAGTGTTTCGAAGGGGGCGCTCATGACCCTGAGCCGTAACCTGGGAGACACACTCCACCGGGAGATGGGCGTCCGCGTTAACCAGATCAACGTAGGTTGGGTGCTTACCGAAAAGGAAGTGGATATCAAACGTGGACAAGGGCTTGCCGACGACTGGTATAAACAGATTCCTGCGGTATATGCGCCTGCGGGCCGCATACTCCGGCCTGAAGAGGTGGCTGCTGCGGCCATATACTGGCTGGCAGATGAAAGTGGCCCTATCAGCGGACAGGTTGTTGAGTTGGAACAACACCCATTAATTGGCCGCAATCCTCCAAAAGATGGAACAACGCTTCCTGCATCTGCTCAAAAAAAATCATAA
- a CDS encoding zinc-binding dehydrogenase: MKSAAVVNYAPQEGAVEIRDIARPEIGEEDVLLEVAYVGVCGSDIHQWTNGHSWVVNYPVVLGHEFSGRIVATGSRVKGWKEGDRVVSETAAIIDPDNPMSRTGLYNLDPTRKGFGYGVNGAMTRYVSTPARCLHRIPDELPFEHACLTEPCCVAYNAVVNNAHLKPGDRVIVLGPGTIGILCAAVARLCGAEVAVVGLEADRGRLSIAEQYGCEAIIGNASDWAKSRDGLGADCIIDAAGSSATLRIAMDLVRPNGHILKVGWGPQPLGFSIDPLVQKNVTLQGSFSHNWPVWERVISLLATGRLDVKPIIGGIWPLSDWHTAFEKMHKGEVVKSILKPI, from the coding sequence ATGAAATCAGCTGCTGTGGTAAACTACGCTCCCCAGGAAGGAGCGGTAGAGATCCGTGATATAGCAAGACCGGAAATCGGTGAAGAAGATGTTTTGCTGGAAGTTGCCTATGTAGGCGTATGTGGCAGCGACATCCATCAATGGACCAATGGTCATAGTTGGGTAGTAAATTATCCGGTGGTATTGGGTCATGAGTTTTCAGGCCGCATCGTTGCCACCGGCAGCCGGGTGAAGGGCTGGAAAGAAGGTGATAGGGTGGTGAGTGAAACAGCCGCCATCATTGATCCGGATAACCCCATGTCAAGAACAGGTCTTTATAATCTTGATCCCACCCGCAAAGGTTTTGGATATGGTGTAAATGGTGCCATGACACGTTATGTGTCAACGCCTGCCCGTTGTCTGCACCGCATTCCAGACGAGCTTCCTTTTGAACATGCGTGTTTAACAGAACCCTGCTGTGTTGCTTACAATGCAGTGGTGAATAATGCACACCTGAAACCGGGTGACCGGGTGATTGTATTGGGACCAGGAACCATTGGTATCCTTTGCGCAGCTGTAGCGCGTCTTTGCGGCGCAGAAGTAGCCGTGGTAGGTCTTGAAGCAGATCGTGGCCGTTTAAGTATTGCAGAGCAATATGGTTGTGAAGCCATCATCGGCAATGCATCAGACTGGGCGAAATCACGCGACGGACTTGGCGCCGACTGCATCATAGATGCCGCGGGATCCAGTGCCACCCTCAGAATTGCGATGGACCTGGTACGTCCCAATGGCCATATCCTGAAAGTAGGATGGGGCCCGCAACCACTTGGATTCTCCATTGATCCGCTGGTACAAAAGAATGTGACCCTTCAGGGAAGTTTCAGTCATAACTGGCCTGTATGGGAACGTGTTATTTCATTACTGGCCACCGGCCGGTTGGATGTAAAACCTATCATAGGCGGCATATGGCCGCTCAGCGATTGGCATACCGCTTTTGAAAAAATGCACAAAGGAGAAGTAGTAAAGAGTATTCTTAAACCCATATAG